One Hordeum vulgare subsp. vulgare chromosome 4H, MorexV3_pseudomolecules_assembly, whole genome shotgun sequence DNA window includes the following coding sequences:
- the LOC123448095 gene encoding cyclin-dependent kinase B1-1-like yields the protein MEKYEKLEKVGEGTYGKVYKAMDKATGQVVALKKTRLEMDDEGIPPTALREISLLRLLSSSLYVVRLLAVEQTTKGGGAGGGGKPVLYLVFEFLDTDLKKFVDAYRRGPAPKPLPTHVVKSFLYQLCKGIAHCHGHGVLHRDLKPQNLLVDKEKMILKIADLGLSRAFTVPMKSYTHEIVTLWYRAPEVLLGATHYSTGVDIWSIGCIFAEMVRKQALFPGDSELQQLLHIFRLMGTPTEEDWPGVTALRDWHEFPQWKAQRMTRAVPTLETEGIDLLSKMLQFDPANRISAKAALEHPYFNSLDKSQF from the exons ATGGAGAAGTACGAGAAGCTGGAGAAGGTCGGGGAGGGCACCTACGGCAAGGTGTATAAGGCGATGGACAAGGCGACGGGCCAGGTGGTGGCGCTCAAGAAGACCCGCCTGGAGATGGACGACGAAGGGATCCCGCCCACCGCGCTCCGTGAGATctccctcctccgcctcctctccAGCTCCCTCTACGTCGTCCGCCTCCTCGCCGTCGAGCAGACTACCAagggcggcggcgccggcggtggagGGAAGCCCGTCCTCTACCTCGTCTTCGAGTTCCTTGACACTGACCTCAAGAAGTTCGTCGACGCCTACCGCCGTGGGCCCGCCCCTAAGCCACTCCCAACACATGTCGTCAAG AGCTTTTTGTATCAGTTATGCAAAGGAATTGCACACTGCCATGGACATGGTGTCCTTCATCG GGATTTAAAGCCCCAAAATCTGTTGGttgacaaggagaagatgatactGAAAATTGCAGATCTTGGGTTAAGTAGAGCTTTTACTGTTCCTATGAAAAGCTACACCCATGAA ATCGTAACACTTTGGTACAGAGCTCCTGAAGTACTGCTTGGAGCAACACATTACTCAACTGGTGTTGATATTTGGTCCATTGGATGCATCTTTG CCGAGATGGTCAGAAAACAGGCTCTTTTCCCTGGTGACTCTGAGTTACAGCAACTGCTTCACATTTTCag GCTGATGGGAACTCCTACCGAGGAGGATTGGCCTGGAGTAACTGCTCTGAGGGACTGGCACGAGTTTCCTCAGTGGAAAGCACAAAGAATGACGCGTGCAGTCCCAACACTGGAAACAGAAGGAATTGACCTGCTATCG AAAATGCTCCAGTTTGACCCGGCGAACAGGATCTCAGCCAAAGCCGCGCTAGAGCATCCCTACTTCAACAGCCTCGACAAGTCTCAGTTCTAG